The genomic DNA TAGCGTGGTTAGAAGAATGGATTTTACAGAAAAGTTCCCTTTGTGATCACGAAGAAATTTTAATAACCGCGTATCTCGCTTCAAGTTGCCATTAGTAATTCTCGTTTTCTCATTGAACCAATCTCTATAGCCTGTGCCATCGGTAATCTCAAATTCATTCTCTTTGTTATTGCAGATGAAATACTCTTCTCCTTGCGTGATGCACGGCACAAGATCCAAGTGAAATTCGTCTGCATAGTCAATATAGACACACCGAGTTCTTCTATGCACTTTATCTTTATAATTGTCGTTTGCTCTCAAACAGTTGTAGACATCATTGATGTAATCCTTGGGTTCTTTGTCTTTATCGTATGTCATGTATAAGAGCATGTCAGCATCAAATTCACGCGTACCAACTGGTTTAATGATTGTTTTCAAACCATAGGAGCCTTGACGTTCGGTCTTCTCGTAGGCCTCTAAGTTCGCACGCAGAAACGTGTCTACAGCCGAAGAACTGTTGACCAACCTTTGAAGGCGCGTTTGATTAAGATCCACTTCCTCGGAGAGGAACTTTTGGAAATATGGTATATGCTTCATGAGTCTATCTCCTTTTATACTGTCAAAAACTTAAAATTCATAAAAATCAATATGCTACCCAATTTTAGAAAATTTGCGGAACAAACTGCCATCTCTGTTATAATGTGTGGCAAGGAGCAAATTGTTCCGCGTGATCACCAAGAAAAGCCTCGCGGAGTTTAGGTAATGCATACCGAGCTTCAGAGACCCCTA from Candidatus Poribacteria bacterium includes the following:
- a CDS encoding nucleotidyltransferase, with the translated sequence MKHIPYFQKFLSEEVDLNQTRLQRLVNSSSAVDTFLRANLEAYEKTERQGSYGLKTIIKPVGTREFDADMLLYMTYDKDKEPKDYINDVYNCLRANDNYKDKVHRRTRCVYIDYADEFHLDLVPCITQGEEYFICNNKENEFEITDGTGYRDWFNEKTRITNGNLKRDTRLLKFLRDHKGNFSVKSILLTTLIGNSVYTSDEGSDDFKDIPTSLKTVSNRINSFLQANVLMPEICNPVLEGESFTRHWDQDKYSHFREMFDLYNSKINEAFDATEHNASVRKWRELFGDNFGELKKDTQNNGSPPAVVTSAPVVVTPTKPYAR